One window from the genome of Candoia aspera isolate rCanAsp1 chromosome 15, rCanAsp1.hap2, whole genome shotgun sequence encodes:
- the SDSL gene encoding serine dehydratase-like, which yields MLPDGRAERPFHIETPFLESVALSQAAGTKVYMKLENVQPSGSFKIRGIGYFCQQVAKKGCQHLVCSSGGNAGLAAAYAAKGLGMPATIVVPRGTTEPTIKRLEQYGADVEIFGKVWDDANDRAVALAKTDGWVNIHPFDHPLVWKGHSTIIKELKNSLATKPGAIVLSVGGGGLLAGVAAGLQEVGWPTVPIIAVETKGADSLNAAIKAGQLVTLPDITSVAKCLGAKTVAQRALDCTNECPIISQVVEDVEAVKAVEQFLDDERVLVEPACGASLGHLYSGYLQQLQKEGRLSKTLDSIVVIVCGGSGINMEGLQAMKKQLGMK from the exons ATGCTGCCTGATGGGAGGGCTGAGAGACCCTTCCACATTGAGACACCTTTTCTGGAAAGTGTGGCACTCTCACAAGCAGCTGGCACCAAAGTCTATATGAAGTTGGAGAACGTCCAGCCAAGTGGTTCCTTCAAAATCCGAGGTATTGGCTACTTTTGCCAACAG GTCGCTAAGAAGGGCTGCCAACATCTGGTCTGCTCCTCAG GTGGAAATGCTGGTCTGGCTGCAGCATACGCTGCTAAGGGACTCGGGATGCCCGCTACAATCGTTGTCCCCAGAGGCACCACAGAGCCAACGATAAAAAGGCTTGAGCAGTACGGAGCAGACGTGGAAATATTTGGGAAG GTATGGGATGATGCTAATGACAGAGCGGTGGCACTAGCTAAGACTGATGGTTGGGTCAATATCCATCCTTTTGATCACCCACTAGTGTG GAAAGGACATAGCACCATTATCAAGGAGCTGAAGAATTCCCTGGCGACCAAACCAGGAGCTATTGTGCTCTCGGTGGGAGGAGGGGGTCTTCTGGCTGGAGTGGCTGCTGGTTTGCAGGAAGTGGGCTGGCCGACTGTCCCCATCATTGCTGTGGAGACCAAAGGTGCTGACAGTTTGAACGCAGCCATCAAAGCTGGGCAGCTGGTCACTTTGCCCGATATCACCAG TGTGGCCAAGTGCCTTGGGGCCAAGACAGTGGCGCAGAGGGCCTTAGATTGCACCAACGAGTGTCCAATCATCTCTCAAGTGGTGGAGGATGTGGAAGCTGTGAAAGCTGTAGAACAATTTCTGG ATGATGAGCGCGTATTGGTAGAACCAGCTTGTGGTGCCTCTCTGGGCCACCTATATTCGGGCTATCtacagcagctgcagaaagagggAAGGCTAAGCAAGACATTGGATTCCATAGTTGTCATTGTGTGTGGGGGAAGTGGCATTAACATGGAAGGTCTCCAGGCTATGAAGAAACAGTTGGGCATGAAATGA